A portion of the Paenibacillus sp. PvR098 genome contains these proteins:
- a CDS encoding zinc-binding dehydrogenase, translated as MSQKIKSAVAVDRKVTEIREFDFPEITPDAGLLRVEVVGVCGSDWPLYKNLKEPQVLGHHTVGHIEKIGAAAAKKWGVKVGDRVALEEYLPCGQCERCKSEDYRLCDFTDPWLNGVRYGFTPVSVNPLLGGYSQYLYLHPNTMLHKMPDHVPAIEAAFTLPLSNGYEWACKEGGVRKGTTVVIQGPGQQGLACVLASKEAEASCIIVTGLTSDQLRLETAQKLGADYTIDIQQENLLERVAEITAGKMADVVIDVSSGGISAVTSAIELANKKGTIVLGGFKHEPIPEFYSDTLIAKYLTVKGVRGHSYESVEKAVEFIASGKYPLHELCTHQFGLNEVDEAIKTNGGEGQPNPILVTVFPWKS; from the coding sequence ATGTCTCAAAAGATAAAATCTGCGGTTGCCGTAGACCGAAAAGTGACAGAAATTCGAGAGTTTGATTTTCCGGAAATTACACCGGATGCCGGTCTTTTGAGAGTGGAAGTCGTAGGCGTCTGCGGTAGTGACTGGCCGCTGTATAAAAACTTAAAAGAACCGCAAGTTTTAGGCCACCATACGGTTGGACATATTGAAAAAATCGGAGCGGCTGCTGCAAAGAAATGGGGGGTTAAGGTAGGCGACAGAGTCGCATTGGAGGAATATCTTCCTTGTGGGCAATGTGAACGATGCAAAAGCGAAGATTATCGTTTGTGCGATTTCACCGACCCGTGGCTGAATGGTGTCCGCTATGGCTTTACCCCTGTGTCGGTTAACCCTTTATTGGGAGGATACAGCCAGTATCTATATCTTCATCCCAACACCATGCTGCATAAGATGCCAGACCATGTCCCGGCGATTGAAGCCGCGTTTACATTGCCGCTTAGCAATGGATATGAGTGGGCATGCAAGGAAGGAGGTGTCCGTAAAGGAACAACCGTCGTCATACAGGGGCCGGGACAGCAAGGATTGGCCTGTGTGCTGGCTTCTAAAGAAGCGGAGGCCTCCTGTATTATTGTTACGGGTTTGACTTCCGATCAATTGCGCTTAGAGACAGCCCAAAAATTGGGGGCAGATTATACGATTGATATACAGCAAGAAAATCTTCTTGAACGTGTCGCTGAAATAACGGCAGGAAAAATGGCGGATGTCGTCATCGACGTTTCTTCCGGCGGGATCTCGGCCGTCACATCGGCTATCGAATTAGCAAATAAGAAAGGAACGATCGTTCTAGGGGGCTTTAAACATGAACCGATCCCTGAATTTTATAGTGACACCTTAATCGCAAAATACCTTACGGTCAAAGGTGTGAGAGGGCACAGCTATGAATCCGTTGAAAAGGCTGTTGAATTTATAGCATCAGGGAAATATCCTCTTCATGAATTATGTACTCATCAATTTGGATTGAACGAGGTCGATGAAGCGATTAAAACGAATGGAGGGGAAGGTCAGCCTAATCCCATTCTAGTCACCGTCTTCCCTTGGAAATCATGA
- a CDS encoding non-oxidative hydroxyarylic acid decarboxylases subunit C: protein MSIAINSLRDFLQLLSDHKQCITWPNEVMPEPDIRNIGAAAGNDAMNGPAIVFDQIRGYPGKKLVLGVHGSFTNLALLLGHAKGTTIQELFYDMAARWDSQKGEILYIDPDKSPVHEVRIEQEINLYDLLPLYRINEYDGGFYLAKASVVSQDPVDPDDFNKQNVGIYRLQIHGPDLLSLMTIPSHDIGKQIMMAEKNNLPLKIAVMLGNHPGMTLFAGTPLHYEESEYLYASAMMGNPIKLTKSGNGLDILADSEMVIEAELVLNERILEGPFGEFPGTYSGVRKAPVFRVTAISHRKDPIFENIYIGKGWTEHDTLIGLNTSVPIYSTLKKMFPEVKAVNAFYQHGLTAVISVENRYGGFAKSVAMSALGTPHGLMYLKNLIMVDQDVDPFDLNQVMWALSTRTRANDIIVIPNMPMVPIDPSAEVPGKGHHLIIDATSFAKPDKIGEESAMITPPEGKAIEDLTKLIKSLQER from the coding sequence ATGTCGATCGCGATCAACTCATTACGGGACTTTCTACAATTACTATCAGATCATAAGCAATGTATTACTTGGCCGAACGAGGTGATGCCGGAACCGGATATTCGTAATATCGGAGCTGCTGCGGGCAATGATGCAATGAACGGACCGGCGATTGTGTTTGACCAAATCCGTGGTTATCCAGGAAAAAAATTAGTTTTGGGCGTACATGGCAGCTTTACGAATCTGGCGCTTTTATTAGGACATGCAAAGGGCACTACCATTCAAGAGCTTTTCTATGATATGGCCGCTCGTTGGGATTCCCAAAAAGGCGAGATCCTCTATATCGACCCAGACAAGTCTCCTGTACATGAAGTAAGAATAGAGCAAGAAATTAATCTTTATGACTTGCTGCCACTGTATCGCATCAACGAATATGACGGCGGGTTTTATCTGGCCAAAGCCAGTGTAGTCTCTCAAGATCCCGTCGATCCTGATGATTTCAATAAACAAAACGTCGGGATATACCGTCTTCAAATCCACGGACCTGATTTGCTGTCGCTGATGACGATTCCAAGCCATGATATCGGCAAGCAAATTATGATGGCTGAGAAGAACAACCTCCCGCTTAAAATTGCGGTCATGCTCGGCAACCATCCCGGAATGACGCTGTTTGCAGGAACACCGCTGCATTATGAGGAGTCAGAGTACTTATATGCTTCAGCGATGATGGGGAATCCGATAAAGCTCACCAAATCCGGTAATGGACTGGATATATTGGCTGATTCCGAGATGGTGATTGAGGCCGAGCTGGTTCTTAACGAACGGATATTGGAGGGACCCTTTGGCGAATTCCCAGGAACCTATAGCGGTGTTAGAAAGGCCCCTGTATTCCGTGTAACGGCTATTTCTCATCGTAAGGATCCGATTTTTGAGAATATTTACATCGGAAAAGGGTGGACGGAGCATGATACGTTAATTGGATTGAATACGTCCGTCCCGATTTATTCAACCCTCAAAAAAATGTTCCCTGAAGTGAAGGCTGTCAACGCCTTCTATCAGCATGGTCTAACCGCCGTGATCTCGGTTGAGAACCGATATGGAGGATTTGCGAAATCGGTTGCTATGAGTGCTTTAGGAACACCCCACGGTTTAATGTATTTAAAAAATTTGATCATGGTCGATCAGGACGTGGATCCGTTTGACCTCAACCAAGTGATGTGGGCTTTATCGACGCGAACAAGAGCCAATGATATTATCGTCATTCCGAATATGCCCATGGTTCCGATCGATCCATCGGCAGAAGTGCCGGGTAAAGGACATCATCTGATTATTGATGCCACAAGCTTTGCGAAGCCTGATAAAATTGGAGAGGAATCGGCAATGATTACTCCTCCCGAAGGCAAAGCAATAGAAGATTTAACTAAGCTTATAAAATCTTTACAAGAAAGATAG
- a CDS encoding TAXI family TRAP transporter solute-binding subunit has product MKRKLWLHVLMVGALIGVTACGGGQSSSNASGNEMKTVTIGSATAGGTVYTLALGVADLISQKALGVKVTAEETGGGMENFNLLEKGDLDIAHSPPDVALKALAGAEPFKQPLDITLGWRFPDTTLHIAVKDTSGISSMSDLKGKRISIGAAGGATFPVNTAVLTAHGIKEGDYTPAYLSFTESVEALSDGAIDVALIWGSVPTANIQSLVSQKGIHLLSVDPDKLKGIKDVPVQADTIKAGTYNGIDKDVIVTLYSNFAFIDASLSEDVVYEMAKALDGGKEELAKRDPRGKDVRIANEEDVEFIGIQLHPGVARYLKEK; this is encoded by the coding sequence GTGAAGAGAAAGTTATGGTTACATGTGTTGATGGTTGGGGCCCTCATCGGAGTAACCGCCTGTGGTGGCGGACAGAGCTCATCAAACGCATCCGGCAATGAAATGAAAACGGTTACTATTGGTTCGGCAACTGCTGGAGGAACGGTGTATACGTTGGCTTTAGGTGTAGCTGATTTAATAAGCCAAAAGGCGCTGGGAGTTAAAGTGACAGCTGAAGAAACCGGAGGCGGTATGGAAAACTTTAATCTTTTAGAGAAAGGAGACCTGGACATCGCTCATAGTCCTCCGGATGTAGCCCTGAAAGCGCTCGCAGGAGCGGAGCCCTTTAAACAACCTCTTGACATTACATTAGGTTGGCGCTTCCCGGATACGACCCTTCACATAGCGGTAAAAGATACTTCGGGAATAAGTAGTATGTCGGACTTGAAGGGTAAACGGATTTCGATCGGTGCGGCGGGAGGAGCCACATTCCCGGTAAACACGGCAGTGCTTACGGCGCATGGAATTAAAGAAGGCGATTATACGCCCGCATACCTTAGCTTCACCGAGTCTGTAGAAGCCTTATCGGATGGAGCGATTGATGTGGCTTTGATCTGGGGATCGGTACCGACAGCTAATATCCAGTCTCTTGTTTCTCAAAAAGGCATCCATTTGCTCTCCGTTGATCCGGATAAGCTGAAGGGGATTAAGGATGTACCTGTTCAGGCGGATACGATTAAAGCAGGGACATATAACGGTATAGACAAGGACGTCATTGTCACATTGTATAGTAACTTCGCTTTTATTGATGCCAGTCTCTCAGAGGATGTTGTTTATGAGATGGCTAAGGCTCTCGATGGTGGAAAAGAAGAGCTGGCCAAAAGAGATCCACGCGGAAAAGATGTTCGTATCGCCAATGAAGAGGATGTTGAATTTATCGGAATCCAGTTACATCCGGGAGTAGCTCGTTATCTAAAGGAGAAATAA
- a CDS encoding TRAP transporter fused permease subunit: MNPLNRLLKIEGHIATAIALCITLLVLLFQATYFISETQILPIFLSMILVYAFLKYPLAGGKKLYLRIVDWLLIIGSVVTGLYLFFNYLEVTMRTGVPTHMDVLMAMICVVVLLEALRRCVGWGLTGIAILFLIYVFWGKYFPGLLEHRGYSLDRVSSRLYMGSGGIYGLTLATMFRYVVIFIIFGAILDKTGVSDFMIALSRAVAGRLPGGTGQVSIISSGLMGSVSGSAVANVMVGGNVTIPAMKKSGFKGTVAGAIEAVSSNGGQILPPVMGAAAFLMADHLQVPYITIALAALIPALLYLLANSAYVHFYAQKNGIHGIDKREITSIGTVLKTGWLYTVPFIVLFVMLVWGYSPSYSGLWATVAAIICGFLNPWNRLSLRMLYEAVVDSGRGVVMLSIASAGAGIVVGVLTLTGLGNRMSSILIEVANNNLMILLLLATLVSILLGMGMSTTVVYILLATTVAPALIDMGILPIAAHLFILYYGTMSTLTPPVALASYAAAAISGDSPDRTSWTAFKIAIPAYMVPYFFVFNNHLLMEGSALLIVTSVLCAVAGMILFASGMVGFYKRNLFWPERLLLAFAGLCFMTGGLWSVGVAVILLVVFYFIYKVKGSRNLLDMPS; this comes from the coding sequence GTGAATCCGCTGAACAGGCTCTTAAAAATTGAAGGTCATATCGCGACCGCTATAGCTCTTTGCATCACACTTCTTGTATTACTATTTCAAGCCACCTATTTTATTTCGGAAACGCAAATCCTCCCCATCTTTTTATCCATGATCCTGGTTTACGCTTTTTTGAAATATCCGCTTGCCGGGGGGAAAAAGTTATATTTAAGGATCGTGGATTGGCTGCTTATTATAGGCAGTGTGGTGACGGGATTGTATTTGTTCTTCAACTACTTAGAGGTAACGATGCGGACCGGCGTACCGACCCATATGGACGTCTTAATGGCTATGATATGCGTTGTTGTTTTATTGGAAGCGCTGCGTCGTTGTGTCGGATGGGGATTGACCGGAATAGCGATCCTATTTTTAATTTATGTGTTTTGGGGCAAGTATTTTCCAGGTTTACTGGAGCATCGCGGGTACAGTTTGGACCGGGTTAGCAGTCGGTTGTACATGGGTTCCGGTGGTATCTATGGTCTCACCTTGGCAACGATGTTCCGTTATGTGGTTATTTTTATTATCTTTGGAGCGATATTGGATAAAACCGGTGTGTCCGATTTTATGATTGCCCTGTCCCGCGCGGTTGCCGGTAGATTGCCGGGGGGAACGGGCCAGGTGTCGATTATTTCCAGCGGATTGATGGGTTCGGTATCGGGAAGCGCGGTGGCGAATGTCATGGTTGGCGGAAATGTAACGATTCCTGCGATGAAAAAATCAGGCTTTAAAGGGACGGTTGCGGGGGCAATTGAGGCGGTTTCGTCCAATGGCGGACAAATTTTACCGCCTGTCATGGGGGCGGCAGCGTTTTTGATGGCTGATCATTTGCAGGTTCCTTATATTACGATTGCACTGGCAGCCCTCATTCCAGCATTGTTATACCTTTTGGCTAATAGCGCGTATGTTCATTTTTATGCTCAGAAAAATGGAATACACGGTATTGATAAAAGAGAAATTACAAGTATAGGTACGGTGCTCAAAACCGGATGGCTATATACCGTCCCATTCATTGTGCTTTTCGTTATGCTGGTATGGGGTTATTCTCCAAGCTATTCCGGCCTTTGGGCAACCGTTGCGGCCATTATTTGCGGATTTCTTAACCCCTGGAACCGACTCAGTCTGCGTATGCTGTATGAAGCGGTGGTTGATTCCGGAAGAGGCGTTGTCATGCTATCAATCGCTTCGGCTGGAGCGGGCATTGTGGTCGGAGTGCTGACGCTGACGGGTTTAGGCAATCGAATGTCCTCGATCTTGATTGAGGTTGCCAACAACAACCTTATGATCCTGCTCCTATTGGCCACGTTGGTTAGTATCCTCTTGGGCATGGGAATGAGCACAACAGTGGTTTATATCCTGCTGGCGACAACGGTAGCGCCGGCGTTGATCGATATGGGCATTCTGCCGATAGCGGCCCATCTTTTCATTCTTTACTATGGGACGATGTCCACATTGACACCACCTGTTGCATTGGCTTCATACGCAGCAGCGGCTATATCGGGAGACAGTCCGGATAGGACCAGCTGGACCGCTTTTAAGATAGCTATACCGGCCTACATGGTTCCTTATTTCTTTGTATTTAACAATCATCTTTTAATGGAAGGTTCAGCTCTGTTGATTGTTACATCCGTTTTATGCGCGGTTGCGGGAATGATCTTATTTGCATCGGGGATGGTCGGTTTTTATAAGAGAAATTTATTTTGGCCGGAAAGGCTGCTGCTTGCTTTTGCGGGTTTATGTTTTATGACAGGCGGCCTATGGAGTGTGGGCGTCGCAGTAATTCTTCTTGTTGTGTTTTATTTCATTTATAAGGTGAAAGGCTCGCGGAATTTGCTCGATATGCCATCTTAG
- a CDS encoding MFS transporter: MDLEDREAPLWTKSFVAVWFSNFFLFISYQMLMPVFPIYVMSMGGDQTVVGLAVTIFTISALMIRPVAGRYLDFYGRRKVLTIGLIIFVFSAVSYFWMVAIALIFIIRAFHGIGWGIVTTANGAIVSDIVSPAKRGEGMGYYGLSQNLSLAIGPAVGIYVMYTWDFQILFLVSVTLAICSLLLSQMIRLQPSTKSSVLPEMKVSLFSTKGLIEKSALLPAVLMTFMAFTYGGVINFIALFGQEAGIENIGVFFVTTAVILMITRTFSGKLYDRKGHPWVLIPGAVFVGAGLLILSFSNSMVSLIASSFCYGLGYGMIHPGLHAWIVTATPSHRRGAANSTFYSAIDVGIGGGALISGALAKLIGYALMYRLLVIWVLLFFLIYFIQLRRERAVGQEKGISAEH, translated from the coding sequence ATGGATCTTGAAGATAGAGAGGCCCCTTTATGGACTAAAAGTTTTGTGGCCGTTTGGTTTTCTAACTTTTTCCTCTTCATATCTTATCAAATGTTGATGCCCGTGTTCCCAATATACGTTATGAGTATGGGAGGAGACCAAACCGTTGTTGGCTTAGCGGTAACTATTTTTACCATTTCTGCCTTGATGATCCGGCCAGTTGCCGGCAGGTACCTGGATTTTTACGGTCGGCGTAAAGTGTTAACGATTGGATTAATCATTTTTGTTTTCTCCGCGGTCAGTTATTTTTGGATGGTGGCCATTGCTCTGATTTTTATTATTCGAGCTTTCCACGGGATAGGCTGGGGGATTGTTACCACAGCGAATGGAGCGATTGTATCCGATATTGTCTCCCCCGCAAAAAGGGGAGAAGGCATGGGATATTACGGCCTTTCCCAGAATCTTTCACTAGCTATTGGGCCCGCAGTAGGTATTTATGTCATGTATACATGGGACTTTCAAATCCTTTTTCTTGTTTCCGTGACATTGGCCATTTGTTCGCTGTTATTGTCCCAAATGATCCGTCTTCAGCCTTCGACTAAATCAAGCGTCTTACCCGAAATGAAAGTAAGCCTGTTTTCAACGAAAGGGCTTATCGAAAAATCCGCGTTGCTGCCGGCGGTGCTGATGACGTTTATGGCTTTTACGTATGGAGGGGTGATCAATTTCATTGCCCTTTTCGGTCAAGAAGCGGGGATTGAGAATATAGGTGTGTTTTTTGTCACCACGGCCGTCATATTAATGATCACCCGTACCTTCTCAGGAAAACTGTACGATCGCAAAGGTCATCCTTGGGTACTTATTCCAGGAGCAGTCTTTGTCGGGGCGGGATTGCTTATTCTATCCTTTTCAAATTCCATGGTGTCCTTAATAGCATCCTCTTTTTGTTACGGACTGGGCTACGGCATGATACATCCTGGTTTACATGCTTGGATTGTCACTGCGACCCCGTCTCATCGCCGGGGAGCTGCCAACAGTACCTTCTATTCTGCCATTGATGTGGGCATCGGCGGCGGAGCATTAATATCAGGAGCATTGGCCAAGCTCATAGGCTACGCTCTCATGTACAGGCTGCTTGTGATTTGGGTGTTATTATTTTTTCTGATTTATTTCATCCAATTACGAAGGGAGCGAGCAGTTGGACAAGAGAAGGGTATTAGTGCAGAGCATTGA
- a CDS encoding aromatic ring-hydroxylating dioxygenase subunit alpha: MSVMENKLVFQHEDFSRIPKDAYVRQDIYDLEMKKIFQGKTWHLVGHVSEIPNVGDYRTSHIGNVPIIITRDKTEQVHVMVNSCAHRSAEVVRSNCGNTKQFQCLYHKWTYDLSGSLIGCPYKEDVPDGVNEEEMSLRKLKVEVFNNLIFATFEKNMMPLEEYLGDVVDAISGGLEDSKLVPIGSHKVVFNCNWKLYSENIYDGYHTGMLHAAFRILRMFAAGGEYTGSEHGSGYFSYKTLPIEENNILNDMSVFNKNKELSYIMNIYPNTVVSTQLETIALRYVRPVDISTTEVQFHYFARESDSNEMRDLRIKQASNVFGPEGIITLEDAAALESVQKSIETEGQTIILKPTKEGKPPIYAEVGIRGFWKKWRELMEI, translated from the coding sequence ATGTCAGTAATGGAAAATAAGCTTGTTTTCCAGCATGAGGATTTTAGCCGAATTCCGAAAGACGCGTATGTTCGTCAAGACATTTATGATTTGGAAATGAAAAAAATCTTTCAAGGAAAAACCTGGCATTTGGTAGGGCATGTCTCCGAGATTCCGAATGTAGGTGATTATCGTACCTCTCATATCGGCAATGTTCCAATCATTATCACAAGGGACAAAACAGAGCAAGTCCATGTCATGGTCAATTCCTGTGCGCATCGTTCAGCGGAGGTTGTTCGTTCGAATTGCGGGAATACAAAGCAATTTCAGTGTCTGTATCACAAATGGACTTATGATTTGAGCGGGAGCTTAATAGGCTGTCCGTATAAAGAGGATGTTCCTGACGGCGTTAACGAAGAAGAAATGAGCTTAAGGAAATTGAAGGTCGAGGTATTTAATAATTTAATTTTTGCTACCTTTGAGAAAAATATGATGCCGCTTGAAGAGTATTTGGGTGACGTCGTTGACGCCATTTCAGGAGGTCTCGAAGACAGTAAATTAGTACCTATTGGAAGCCATAAGGTCGTCTTTAATTGTAACTGGAAACTGTATTCCGAAAATATTTATGACGGTTACCATACAGGAATGCTCCATGCGGCATTTAGAATTTTGAGAATGTTTGCAGCAGGCGGAGAGTATACCGGATCTGAGCATGGCTCCGGATATTTTAGCTATAAAACTTTGCCTATAGAAGAAAATAACATATTAAATGACATGAGTGTTTTTAACAAAAACAAAGAGCTAAGCTACATTATGAATATATATCCTAATACAGTGGTTTCAACTCAATTGGAAACGATTGCACTTCGTTATGTCAGACCGGTCGACATCAGTACTACAGAAGTACAATTTCATTACTTCGCTCGTGAAAGCGATTCCAATGAAATGAGAGATTTACGTATCAAGCAGGCGAGTAATGTTTTTGGACCCGAAGGTATTATCACGTTGGAAGATGCTGCTGCTTTGGAGTCTGTTCAGAAGTCCATCGAAACGGAAGGTCAAACGATCATTTTAAAGCCAACCAAAGAAGGAAAGCCTCCGATCTATGCCGAGGTAGGCATTCGTGGATTTTGGAAAAAATGGCGGGAGCTAATGGAAATCTAA
- a CDS encoding aromatic-ring-hydroxylating dioxygenase subunit beta: MINTKPLDIVKRNEIEDLLYEYAQIVDNGDITKWPDFFTENGSYYVYARDNYDRGLPVAFIMDDHKGKIKDRVTLIEKIWTYNFVYQRHQISNILVKETNDQKLSCSANFSIYTTSREGKTDLFAVGRYEDILVFEDNKPKIEQRKVILDTYTLPSYFVYPL; the protein is encoded by the coding sequence ATGATCAATACGAAACCTTTGGATATAGTGAAAAGGAACGAAATTGAGGATTTACTTTATGAGTATGCTCAAATTGTCGACAATGGAGATATAACCAAGTGGCCCGATTTTTTTACAGAAAACGGATCGTATTATGTATATGCCAGAGACAATTATGATAGAGGCCTGCCTGTAGCCTTTATTATGGATGATCACAAAGGGAAAATTAAAGATCGTGTCACATTGATTGAAAAAATATGGACGTACAACTTTGTGTATCAGCGTCATCAGATATCCAATATTTTGGTTAAAGAAACGAATGATCAAAAGCTTAGCTGCAGCGCTAATTTCTCCATCTATACAACAAGTCGTGAAGGTAAGACCGATTTATTTGCTGTTGGCCGGTATGAGGATATCCTTGTATTTGAGGACAATAAACCGAAGATCGAACAAAGAAAAGTGATCTTGGACACCTACACCTTGCCTTCCTATTTTGTATATCCATTGTAA
- a CDS encoding alcohol dehydrogenase catalytic domain-containing protein, which yields MPTDKVKAAVMTAPRTIEFREFNKPRILSEGALVRVEACGLCGTDAEQYTGAVKSLNIQYPIIPGHEVVGIIERIGKKSMERWGVQKGDRVVIDSIIPCRNCDNCMSGKFNLCIGWNKTMMGYSYISSEDIPHLWGGYATHMFVHPNSLVRKMDRSIPAEHAILFNALGGAVHWTYELPNLKYGDRVLVIAAGLRGLMCTLVAKAMGASQVILAGIESDKKKMNKGLEIGADHIINVSQEDMVARVKELTGGKGVNVIVDLSPHATKPISDALDLIAKDGAIVLVGLKNNASIENFVSDKMIMKGSRIIGAYGVSYTAFKRAISMIESGKLPLDKINTKVFPLEQCNLAMATLAKEIVDDEVNSIVIKPNLS from the coding sequence ATGCCAACTGATAAAGTGAAAGCGGCAGTAATGACGGCCCCCCGTACCATTGAATTCAGGGAATTCAATAAACCGAGAATTCTAAGTGAAGGGGCTCTAGTTCGCGTTGAAGCCTGCGGCCTTTGTGGAACGGATGCGGAACAGTACACCGGGGCAGTAAAATCATTGAATATTCAATACCCGATCATTCCAGGGCACGAAGTTGTTGGCATAATCGAAAGAATTGGTAAAAAATCAATGGAGCGTTGGGGTGTTCAAAAGGGGGATAGAGTCGTTATCGATTCCATTATCCCATGCCGGAACTGTGATAACTGTATGTCAGGCAAATTTAACCTGTGCATTGGTTGGAATAAGACGATGATGGGATATTCGTATATCAGCTCGGAAGATATACCTCATTTGTGGGGCGGTTACGCAACGCATATGTTTGTTCACCCCAATTCTTTAGTAAGAAAAATGGATCGTTCCATTCCTGCAGAGCATGCCATTCTTTTCAATGCTTTGGGTGGTGCTGTTCATTGGACGTATGAACTTCCAAATTTAAAATATGGTGACCGTGTGTTGGTTATTGCGGCAGGTTTAAGAGGCTTAATGTGTACGCTTGTGGCTAAAGCTATGGGAGCATCACAAGTCATACTGGCCGGAATTGAATCGGATAAAAAGAAAATGAACAAGGGACTTGAGATTGGCGCTGACCATATTATTAATGTAAGCCAGGAGGACATGGTCGCCCGGGTCAAGGAGTTGACCGGGGGCAAAGGTGTCAATGTCATTGTCGATTTGTCGCCTCACGCGACAAAGCCGATTTCTGACGCACTGGATTTGATTGCCAAAGATGGAGCTATTGTCTTGGTAGGATTGAAGAATAACGCGAGCATTGAAAATTTTGTGAGTGATAAAATGATCATGAAGGGTTCCCGGATCATTGGGGCTTATGGAGTTAGTTATACGGCCTTTAAGCGTGCTATATCGATGATTGAATCAGGTAAGCTGCCTTTAGATAAAATAAATACGAAAGTTTTTCCGTTGGAACAATGCAATCTCGCCATGGCTACCTTGGCTAAAGAAATCGTTGATGATGAAGTCAATAGTATCGTCATTAAACCGAACCTTTCTTAA
- a CDS encoding alpha/beta hydrolase — protein sequence MGEKVAIWSQLVGLPLKQYYLDVDGIRTRVMEAGEGEQTLIFVHGTGGHLEAYSRNFAGLAEECRVIAYDMVGHGFSDKPDRPYTIDYLSDHLVGLIKALNLQKVSLSGESLGGWVAAWTAAYHPELVDKLILNTPGNITNKPQVMEQVKNSTIKAVEEATYENVRTRLEWLFHDKSFVTDELVSIRYKIYKQPEFKRAVYNIVAIQDWEIRKNYVWGPEWCNKITCPTLLLWTDNDPTGTVDEALILKEWIPGSLLYVINDSGHWPQWESTGEFNHVHKSFVKEGSF from the coding sequence ATGGGTGAAAAAGTTGCGATATGGTCGCAATTGGTAGGACTGCCTTTGAAGCAGTACTACTTGGATGTGGATGGAATCCGAACAAGAGTCATGGAAGCTGGCGAGGGAGAACAAACCCTTATTTTCGTTCATGGTACTGGGGGCCATCTGGAAGCGTACTCGCGGAACTTTGCAGGACTTGCCGAAGAATGTAGAGTCATCGCTTATGATATGGTTGGTCATGGCTTCAGTGACAAACCGGATCGTCCTTATACCATTGATTATTTAAGCGATCATCTTGTTGGTTTGATTAAAGCTTTGAATTTGCAAAAGGTGAGCTTGTCAGGTGAATCGCTTGGTGGATGGGTTGCCGCTTGGACGGCTGCTTATCATCCCGAGCTAGTTGATAAATTAATCCTCAATACGCCTGGTAACATTACGAATAAACCGCAGGTCATGGAGCAGGTGAAAAATTCAACGATCAAAGCGGTGGAAGAAGCCACTTACGAAAATGTGCGTACTCGCCTGGAATGGTTGTTTCATGACAAAAGCTTTGTAACGGATGAGCTGGTGAGTATTCGCTATAAAATATATAAACAACCGGAATTTAAAAGAGCTGTATACAACATTGTAGCCATACAGGATTGGGAAATAAGAAAGAATTACGTATGGGGCCCGGAATGGTGTAACAAAATTACCTGCCCGACCTTATTATTATGGACTGACAATGACCCCACGGGAACGGTGGACGAAGCTTTAATTTTGAAGGAATGGATTCCAGGCAGCTTATTATATGTCATTAACGACTCCGGTCATTGGCCGCAGTGGGAAAGCACTGGAGAATTTAATCACGTTCATAAATCGTTTGTAAAAGAGGGGAGCTTTTAG